In the Hordeum vulgare subsp. vulgare chromosome 7H, MorexV3_pseudomolecules_assembly, whole genome shotgun sequence genome, one interval contains:
- the LOC123412021 gene encoding RNA-binding protein 24-like, giving the protein MAAASSSTASAYRSRFGDTTQTKVFVGGLAWETPSEGLRQHFEQYGDILEAVVITDRLTGRSKGYGFVTFREAEAARRAVEDPNPTITGRRANCNIASLGPPRPAQPRGRPSPGGYWQQGPQYYIASPRAHPQQQQQQQQQMGLMLSPGHGPAIYHHHHPSQQYGYGYWCPPDYQYQQAMMSPQVLQNYYAQLYAGLASPTAPPPYHQYVGYVPAPTPRAAVLSPVAQQVAAGQPYVPHPAAAAQMQGFSMQVPSLPHNFALQLPSHAVSLLPPNATDMQSAGGQASSAAAPTNANNAQQQGA; this is encoded by the exons ATGGCGGCGGCGTCGTCGTCGACGGCGTCTGCGTACCGGTCGCGGTTCGGCGACACGACGCAGACCAAGGTGTTCGTGGGCGGGCTGGCGTGGGAGACGCCGTCGGAGGGGCTCCGGCAGCACTTCGAGCAGTACGGCGACATCCTGGAGGCCGTGGTCATCACGGACCGCCTCACCGGCCGCTCCAAGGGCTACGGATTC GTGACGTTccgggaggcggaggcggcgcgCCGGGCGGTGGAGGACCCGAACCCGACGATCACCGGGCGGCGCGCCAACTGCAACATTGCCTCGTTGGGCCCGCCACGGCCCGCCCAGCCTCGAG GCAGGCCGTCGCCCGGGGGCTACTGGCAGCAGGGCCCGCAATACTACATCGCCAGCCCCAGGGCTCatccgcagcagcagcagcagcagcagcagcagatgggcCTGATGCTCAGCCCTGGCCATGGCCCGGCgatctaccaccaccaccacccttcGCAGCAATACGGATACGG GTACTGGTGCCCACCTGACTATCAATACCAACAG GCCATGATGAGCCCTCAAGTGCTGCAGAACTACTATGCTCAGCTGTATGCCGGGCTGGCGTCGCCGACAGCGCCACCGCCCTACCATCAGTACGTGGGGTACGTGCCGGCCCCGACGCCGAGGGCGGCCGTGCTCTCGCCGGTGGCGCAGCAGGTCGCGGCGGGGCAGCCGTATGTGCCgcatccggcggcggcggcgcagatGCAGGGCTTCTCCATGCAGGTGCCCTCTCTTCCGCACAACTTCGCGCTGCAGCTGCCCTCTCATGCAGTCTCACTGCTGCCTCCCAACGCCACCG ATATGCAGTCGGCTGGTGGCCAGGCCTCCTCTGCAGCGGCGCCAACGAACGCGAACAACGCTCAGCAGCAGGGCGCCTGA